The genomic window CCATACTTATATGTGTTAGCACCTTAAACCGCAAACTAAGAACCCCTTCTAAGTTTCCACCACAACTCTTTTAATAATGCTAAATTAAATTCCTTAACATGCTTCACTACCAAACTTCCTTACTCCTGAGCAAAATTCATCCCAATGAATCTAATGCACTTTATCCGACTCCCCATCcccacaaaaaataaataattaaaaagaaattcaattgaGAAAACATTACATGCTGAGAAAACAATACATGTGGaaactttgaaaaaaagaaacCCAAAATCTTCAACTCGTCAAATGATTCTTAATGCGACCAATTAAAGATTTCCGAAAAGACAAACTTCAGAATTtgtttttctaccccaacaattgtcaatctatcccaatattaattttgaatggacgaatttaccctaatatataaactaaaaccctgaagaaaaaaatttggttaccggaacactttggaaaaaagtgttctgatatgtaaatttttttttggttaccggaacactttggaaaaaagtgttcaggtatataaaaattttctattttttttacctgaacactttgaaaaaagtgtataggtatgtaaaatttttccaaatttattttgttacctacgcactttggaaaaaaatgtccaggtatgtaaaatttttctaatttttttttgttacctgagtactttgaaaaaaagtgtgtaggtatgtaaaatttttctaaatttattttgttacctacacacttggaaaaaaagtgttcaggtatgtaaaatctttctaattttttttgttacctaaacactttgaaaaaaaaagtgcaggtatgtaaaaaaaaaattaatttttccaaAGTaataggtaacaaaataaatttgaaaacttTTACATACCTATTACTTttgaaaaaagtaatttttttttacatacctacacacttttttttttcaaagtgttcaggtaacaaaaaaaaattagaaaaattttacatacctgaacactttttttccaaagtgtgtaggtaacaaaataaatttggaaaaattttacatacctatacactttttttcaaagtgtttaggtaacaaaaaaaaattagaaaaattgtacatacctgaacacttttttccaaagtgtgtaggtaacaaaataaatttggaaaaattttacatacctacacactttttttcaaagtgttcaggtaaaaaaaaattagaaaaattttatatacctgaacacttttttccaaagtgttccggtaacaaaaaaaaaaatttacatatcagaacacttttttccaaagtgttccggtaaccaaatttttttcttcagggttttagtttatatatgagggtaaattcgtccattcaaaattaatgttggggtagattgacaattgttagggtaaaaaaaaaaatcccaaactTCATACATTACCACCAATTAAAAAACCACGATAATAACTTCAAGAGTTTCAAGAGTTTAGTCCAGTGATATAAAGACAGGTTTTAGATCGGGAAATCCTAAATTCGAGTCTGGAGCCCCACTAACATTCTTAGGGGGAGGTAAAtgtaattatatttgtaagtaTTTTAAGAGCCATAAAGTATTCCCTATCTTAAACCTCTCGCCTTAAATTTTTcttagcaaaaaaataaaaaaaattcaattttacaatGCAGAATATCATAAGCTTTCACTCCTACTAATAAACTTTTGTACAAATTTATTAGTAATATCAAATcttgtaattataaaataaaataaaaaacaaatatcaaatcttgtaaaatatagaatttttaatttaagcCCCTcaaaataaggataaaaaacagtacataaactaaaaaaaactaaaattatattaaaaaaaagaaaagtttagTTGACAAGGGCATTACGTTATATATACAACGATCAAAATTTAATCTCTACCATcctatttattcactttaaaagtgtaaaatttcattttttttagtctaATAGTCTGGTAgctagaaattttattttaaaatgtttggtctagtggtgaggggtttgagtaatatgcatgaggTCCTGGATTCGATCATCTACTTcgttgtaaaccaaaaaaaaaagtgaataagtgaagtgtctcgggttcgaaccctgactccaacataatatatgtgatgctcataccaactgagttaagttcacaTGGACAAGAGTAAAATTTCTAACACCAGAGTATATTCATATTGGTTTTTGTcggcttatcaaaaaaataatattggttTTTGTAGATAATTCTTAATACAATCTAACCCACTTGAGTTGGTCTAGGTGTTGACTTGAGTTCTTGGAGTATTCCCTTTTAAGAACTTAGACTAGTTACAATGGTGGGTATTAAACTCCAAAATAAAAGTTGATTGCATGCATTGGTGTGTATTAATACTATGGTTGAATGAGTTGGAGGGGAGAGAGGATGAAAAAATTCAACTCGGTTGAATGGAGAGAAAAGGTGAGAAAGAGGGAAAGTGAGAGAGTGGGAAAGTGAAAAGGTGGGGGAGTGGAATGGATACGTGGCGAAAGCTGTGAGGCCACCTCCAACAAGTGTGGTTCACTTGCTCAAGAGGTAGGTGATTCTTGttttttcgttttatttttttaaatgtatatatatatgtgtaatATTTTGATTGGttgtgtatatttttatttattctaataCTTTCAGGGCAATTATTGcataacatatttttttcaatttttttttttttaataccaaaattcataattttaaaaactctataaatagagatatGATTTGATATactttcaacataaaaaaaaactcatttttatacTTCTTTCTCTAGTTTTTACTATAGTTGAGTTGTTTTTTATTATCTTAATtgagttaataataataaaaaattattgtcatatttagttgataaattaaggaagaataataattttaaatattaaatatataaagataataaagAATGTGGGGTATATGAAAGTGAGTTGGAAGAGAGAGTATTTGGTTTAAACTAAACCATTGTAGGAGTAAAAGTTGAACAATTGTTTAATTGTTATGTGGCATAGAGACAAAATGATGTGGAGTATTGGGAAGTGAAAAAATTGAGGTTTAAACTTTTAACCATTGTTGATAGTCTTAGAGCAAAAATAAAACCTCTAGCTTTAAATGAAGCCCGCAAATGGATGGTGAGATTGGTCCCTTCAGATTTGTCGGTCTTAGGATCGAATacaattttccaaaaaaaataaaaatagaaccatgattattttatcttcttttagGTTATCGGAATAATCTTTTAGTTGtacaaactaaataaatagaatCATGATTTTGAGTTATACTATtcttaattcaaaaaaaaaaaaatgatataaaaaaatagtatcctagatttttttttttttagaaataaaataGTATCCTAGATGCTCTTGTCTTTTTCTTCAAATCCTATTCAAAATCTATTACtgatatattaaaatcgattatcaccaaagttactaatttattcttattactttaattttactaaaataaaaataaaaataagatataagataaatacaaaaaaaaagatgatatcttaaaaatagaaacaaaacatattatagattaaaacaaaatagaacaatctatactcataaaaatagcaacaaaacagaTTATTACAATAAACTCAagaatctattaaaaaaaaacgagAATAAAATAGTCACTAAAAAGAATTATAGATAACATAAGATGAATACGCATAAAATtatgaatatataaataaaaacataacaatttcaaaaaaaaaaaaaacataaacaatatttttcataaaaaaatactattaactattaataatctatagaataatgctagcaacacactctttaacaaacacactccaacacactctcttttattggttgaaattcacatgagtcccataaaaaaatgtggacccatataatttttatgggacccatataaattttaaccaataaatgagagtgtgtttgttaaagaatgTGTTGCTAGCACTTCTGATAATCTGTATTTATATCTATACATAATCTTATATCTATgcatacataatataaagaaaatacatgACTTTGATATGATTTTTTCATCATCCCAATTTTACCTCTTTACATGATATAAAGATGATACATGACTTTggtataaaattttcattatcccaatttttttttttttttggtgatatcattatcccaattttaccctttacaagttatagttttttttaaaaaactattaatacaaaataaatGGTGTAGTTACTTTTTTTAAGGAAACTTATTCAAACCTACCGTTAATACAACCCAAGtaaatcataaaacaaaaactTCCTCTttgtagttatttttttatagggtTATCAAAAACTGTTTtagttgcttataaaaaaataataataatgttttagTAGTAACAATAACAACCTAATAAGTTATATGTAATTTGTGGTGGTAAACCATTCCTTTGTGTCATAGGGAGATGAAAAATAGAAAGTTATTATACATCTATTGCTTATCTCATAACTACTGCCattgtatattttttagttAAGTTTTTGAAAATAACCATTCCTTTGTTTTGTTAAGTTTTTGTTGTTGCTATCTTCTCCATGTAATGATGTAGAGTTGATAACTTCATTACTGAGATTGctgttcactttttttttttttttttactttgttgcTATGTCCACTTTTGGGTTTGAACAATGGGAAAAAAAGAAATGcatcatgttttattttatagtttttttaaaaaagacttaacttattgttttattttataaattgaataattaatataattaatgatccattggattttattttaaaaagactTAACTTAtcgttttattttataatttttgtttatcgATTGGattcaaaattaatataattaatgatCCACTGAATTTTAAAAGTAAAGTGGATGAATCCAATCCAATcaattaacaaattttttacTAATGGATGGATTGGATGGATCCATCAGTGAATGAATTGGATGGATAATggataaatgaatttttttgacACCCCTAAAATTATTGATGGTCAAGAAGAGTAAATTTGGCTTCTTAAAGATGAAaatgtttgtaacaaaaataaataaatcatcctcaagattatataaaaaaatattttctagatTATCCGCTCAAGCTTCCATCAAATTTAATAATCCTAATAAAATTCCATcagaagataaaaaataaaaaataaaacaacacaaacaacaaAACCGAACATTAAAAAAAGCACACgaataaataaactttataaAACAATCCAACAAttcttgtcaaaaaagaaaaaaatataataaaatccaACACTCCACCACACATTCATAACATTGTTTCTCTTTTTCCCTTTCATCCCAAACCTTTTTTCATCATCTTAAACTGAAACCGCTCCAAAACCCACCAAACCAAAAACACCAATGTCATCACCAATTCTTGTTTCCTTAGCTCTCATTCTCTCTCTCCCTTTCGTTTTCTTCTTCACCCAACATCTCCTCCCTCAATTCTCTCCTGACTCCGACGACCTCTCTCTCTTCCACCgcgccaccaccaccaccacaaccacCGCCCACACCACCAATCACTTATCCACTAAACCTAAAATCGCTTTCCTTTTTCTCACTAACACTAACCTTACCTTCGCTCCTTTATGGGAAAAATTCTTTACTGGTAACAATCATCTCTTCAATATTTACATCCATGCCGACCCCACTTCCTCCGTCGTCTCACCTGGCGGCGTTTTTCATAACCGTTTTATTCCTTCCAAATTAACCCAACGCGCTTCTCCATCACTTATTTCGGCCACGCGCCGTTTAATAGCATCTGCTCTTTTAGATGACCCACTTAACCAATACTTTGCTTTAGTCTCACAACACTGTGTTCCGCTATTGTCGTTTCGATTCGTTTATAAATATCTTTTTAAGAATCAGTTACTGTCGTTGGCTAGTTTTACTGCTAACGACGGTAACTTTTTATACCCTAGTTTCATTGAGATTCTGGCCGATGATCAGAATCTCAATGAACGGTATAATGCTCGCGGAGAGAATATAATGTTGCCGGAGGTTCGATTTGAGGATTTTCGAGTTGGTTCGCAGTTTTTTATCTTGAATCGGAAACATGCAATGGTTGTGGTGAGAGATAAAAAGCTTTGGAAGAAGTTCAGGTTGCCTTGTGTAAATGTGTATTCTTGTTATCCAGAGGAGCATTATTTTCCTACCCTTTTGTCAATGGAAGATCCAAATGGGTGTACTGGTTTTACACTGACAAGAGTTAATTGGACTGGTTGTTGGGATGGACATCCACATCTTTATACTCCAGAGGAGGTTTCACCGGAGCTTGTTCGACAGTTGAGGGTATCAAATTCAAGTTATTCTTATCTATTTGCGAGGAAATTCTCGCCGGAATCTCTTGCGCCGTTGATGGATATAGCTGATGATGTCATTTTCCGGGATTGAAGCTTGCTTGGTTAGTACAATGCACACTTtgacaacattttttttgttaaaaagtaCAGTACTATCATATTTCTGGTTTTTTTAACTTCAGTGTTTAAATTTGagtgttattatttttggtgTTTTATAATTGCATAAATAATCTGAATTGATTAGGGGtcatttgaactttgtttaAACCTGATAGGAATAAAGGAAACAAATGGATCTGGATTGTCTGACTTTTGAAGTGTGGGACTTAGTGATTAGATGAGAGATAATAGTGATTAAAATAAGTTTGTGTATGAGAGAGAATGGTCACTAGTCACTAAAGAGAGATAGAGCATGACTACCTCTCCTTAATGTTGGACAATCCCTTTGGATAAAATGGACCCATAGTCCATGGGACCCAAAAGATGTATGTTGTACCTGCTTCAGGTAGTAGGTGATATCGGTCATAGATTTCTGATCAAACGGCTCCTATTTAAGATTAAGAAGTCAGATTTAACTGTTTAATGCAATATTCAAATTCAGTTATTCAATATCAATTACTGCGTCCACTCAGTAACCGTGTGAAATCCAAACCCGATTCGATGCACTAGTAGAATCACACAGTTGCGTGCAGTAGGAAATCTCTACTTAGTGCAACTCAGAGAATCTCTGTTATTGGATTAAAGTAGGACAATTATGCTCATACGAACTTAAACTACATTGCAAAATCTGGATCAAACCGACTAAAATATGTAACTGTGTCATGCAGTTAACACATCACACAGTAACAATGGAAAATCCATTTTTAGAAAAAGGCTTGTAGTTTAAGAACTACCAAACAAAGAGAGTAGAGACTTTGAATAATGTAATCTGTAGTATCTTAAGTTTAAACCATTTAATTCAGCCCCTAAACTGAAATAATTTAGTGACAACAAAGTATGGCTTTTAGTCTATGTTGGACTCTTTGTGTGGTTGATATAGAGGTTACAGGCTGTCAAGATTCCGTGTCCTTCTTTTATTCTAATTTTGTTACATAACCTGCTCTATCACCTTCTAATTTGTTTGGTTGTACTTTACTGTAGTGGAGCCAACACCACTACTGATAGCTGCACTTCATGAGTTGGCACTGTTCATACTAGTACTTTAGGGTGATTAATGTTGGATATTTGAGTTAGATAAAGTAGTGAGTTATTTTGGGTTACTTGAATTGACAATAAGTTTGACAGAATCACGGTGTGCCACTGTGATATTGGCATAAACTATACAAATTCaactaagtgtatgtttggtatcatggTCTCGGTGAGTATGTCAGAATCACGATAACCCACTATTATACCAAACATAGGATGACGCTGCCACATGATTTGTTTGAACTCATTGTGATTCCAAATATGCATCAAAGAGTTGTGTGCAAAATTATACTTGTTAATCTGTTAAAATTGTGTGAACcaaaacgattttttttcaCTCTCTCATAAGTATATACACTTTGaaagga from Trifolium pratense cultivar HEN17-A07 linkage group LG1, ARS_RC_1.1, whole genome shotgun sequence includes these protein-coding regions:
- the LOC123909886 gene encoding glycosyltransferase BC10-like, coding for MSSPILVSLALILSLPFVFFFTQHLLPQFSPDSDDLSLFHRATTTTTTTAHTTNHLSTKPKIAFLFLTNTNLTFAPLWEKFFTGNNHLFNIYIHADPTSSVVSPGGVFHNRFIPSKLTQRASPSLISATRRLIASALLDDPLNQYFALVSQHCVPLLSFRFVYKYLFKNQLLSLASFTANDGNFLYPSFIEILADDQNLNERYNARGENIMLPEVRFEDFRVGSQFFILNRKHAMVVVRDKKLWKKFRLPCVNVYSCYPEEHYFPTLLSMEDPNGCTGFTLTRVNWTGCWDGHPHLYTPEEVSPELVRQLRVSNSSYSYLFARKFSPESLAPLMDIADDVIFRD